One part of the Bacteroidota bacterium genome encodes these proteins:
- a CDS encoding cell division protein ZapA encodes MRDSQRFGYKKATTMSADRKSIRVKIFGSEYPLRGESEDFTRRVATYVDEMITTIHNKIPEQPTLTVAVLSALNITEDLFKERERSKAMASAVESEITKLNNYLDTCLQEN; translated from the coding sequence ATGAGAGACAGTCAACGGTTCGGTTACAAAAAGGCAACTACAATGTCGGCAGACAGAAAAAGCATTCGAGTAAAGATCTTCGGGTCGGAGTATCCGCTACGGGGAGAGAGTGAGGATTTCACTCGGCGGGTGGCAACATACGTTGATGAAATGATCACCACCATCCATAACAAGATTCCCGAGCAGCCTACGCTGACCGTTGCTGTACTGTCTGCGTTGAATATCACGGAAGACCTCTTCAAAGAACGGGAACGATCGAAGGCAATGGCATCGGCTGTGGAAAGTGAAATTACCAAGCTTAACAATTACCTCGACACCTGCTTACAGGAGAACTAA
- the rny gene encoding ribonuclease Y, with protein MDIYILVPLVLLACGISFFIGWFLNQKSGENKIATATDQAKKMIADAEKEAETLKREKLLEVKDEWYSKKKEFDADVQSKRSKLQAQEKALDSREENIDRKVELINKKEREQTQIKRQIEERGKALDKRQSELDQMIGEENIRLERASGLSREEAKRVLMENLANDARSEAAHMLKELRDKAKDDAKKEAQKLIVHAIQRTAADHSVETTVSVLNIQSDEMKGRIIGREGRNIRAFEAATGVDVIVDDTPEAVILSGFDPFRREVARLSLERLIADGRIHPARIEEIVEKVKQELEEDIIKTGENTLLELGLHGGHKEILKLIGRMKYRSSYGQNMLQHSIEVAFLTGMMAAELGLDAGLAKRAGLLHDVGKCVDKGVEGPHALLGYEIGKKYGEHPVVVNAIGSHHDDIPMESPIAALVQAADAISGARPGARRESVEGYAKRLEKLETFANSFQGVEKTYAIQAGREIRVVVEPGKVDDAMADQLAHDIAAKIQQEMEYPGQIKVMVIREFRSVAIAK; from the coding sequence ATGGACATTTATATTTTGGTTCCGTTGGTGCTGCTTGCCTGCGGAATCAGTTTCTTCATCGGATGGTTTCTTAATCAGAAAAGCGGCGAAAACAAAATAGCGACTGCGACCGATCAAGCGAAAAAGATGATCGCTGATGCTGAAAAGGAAGCGGAGACACTCAAGCGCGAAAAACTGCTTGAAGTGAAGGACGAGTGGTACTCGAAGAAGAAAGAGTTCGATGCGGACGTTCAAAGCAAGCGCAGCAAACTTCAGGCGCAGGAAAAGGCCCTTGACTCGCGCGAAGAAAACATCGACCGGAAAGTCGAACTCATCAACAAGAAAGAGCGCGAGCAGACACAGATAAAAAGGCAAATCGAAGAGCGGGGGAAAGCCCTCGACAAAAGGCAGTCCGAACTCGACCAGATGATCGGAGAAGAGAACATCCGCCTCGAACGGGCATCAGGGTTGTCGCGGGAAGAGGCGAAGCGGGTTCTCATGGAAAACCTTGCCAACGACGCCCGCTCGGAAGCAGCTCACATGCTGAAAGAACTGCGCGACAAGGCGAAAGACGATGCGAAGAAAGAAGCGCAAAAACTGATCGTTCACGCAATTCAACGCACCGCCGCTGACCATTCCGTGGAAACGACAGTCAGCGTTCTGAACATCCAAAGCGATGAAATGAAGGGGAGGATTATCGGGCGTGAAGGCCGCAACATTCGCGCATTCGAGGCCGCGACGGGAGTGGATGTGATTGTTGATGATACCCCCGAGGCAGTCATCCTCTCGGGGTTTGACCCGTTTCGTCGAGAGGTTGCACGATTGTCACTCGAACGGTTGATTGCTGACGGAAGAATCCATCCCGCAAGGATTGAAGAGATAGTCGAAAAAGTCAAGCAGGAGCTGGAAGAAGATATCATCAAGACGGGTGAAAACACGCTTCTCGAACTTGGTTTGCACGGCGGACACAAGGAAATTCTGAAACTCATCGGTCGCATGAAGTATCGTTCAAGCTACGGCCAGAACATGTTGCAGCACAGCATTGAAGTAGCGTTTCTGACAGGCATGATGGCCGCCGAACTCGGGCTTGATGCGGGTCTCGCAAAGCGGGCGGGCTTGCTGCACGACGTCGGGAAATGTGTCGATAAGGGGGTTGAAGGGCCGCACGCCCTGCTCGGTTATGAAATCGGCAAGAAGTATGGTGAGCATCCGGTTGTGGTGAATGCCATCGGCTCTCACCACGACGATATCCCGATGGAATCGCCGATTGCTGCACTTGTGCAGGCTGCTGATGCGATCAGCGGCGCACGGCCGGGAGCTCGGCGCGAATCGGTGGAGGGATATGCCAAGCGTCTCGAAAAGCTCGAAACTTTTGCCAACTCATTTCAGGGTGTCGAGAAGACCTATGCCATTCAGGCCGGACGCGAGATTCGCGTTGTTGTCGAGCCGGGAAAGGTCGACGACGCAATGGCAGATCAACTCGCGCACGATATTGCGGCCAAAATCCAGCAGGAGATGGAATACCCGGGCCAAATCAAGGTGATGGTTATCCGTGAATTCAGATCAGTTGCCATAGC